One Loxodonta africana isolate mLoxAfr1 chromosome 6, mLoxAfr1.hap2, whole genome shotgun sequence DNA window includes the following coding sequences:
- the LOC135231573 gene encoding small cysteine and glycine repeat-containing protein 7-like: MGCCGCGGCGGGCGGRCGGRCGGGCGGGCGGGCGSCTTCRYYRVGCCSGCCPCCCGCCGGCCSVPVVCCCRRPCSRGSCGCGCGKGCCQQKGCWEKQCCC; this comes from the exons ATGGGTTGCTGTGGTT GCGGGGGCTGTGGTGGCGGCTGCGGTGGCCGCTGCGGTGGCCGCTGCGGTGGTGGCTGTGGCGGGGGCTGTGGCGGGGGCTGTGGCAGCTGCACCACCTGCAGGTACTACCGGGTGGGCTGCTGCTCCGGCTGCTGCCCCTGCTGCTGCGGCTGCTGTGGGGGCTGCTGCAGTGTCCCCGTGGTCTGCTGCTGCCGCCGCCCCTGTAGCCGTGGCTCGTGTGGCTGTGGCTGCGGGAAGGGCTGTTGCCAGCAGAAGGGCTGCTGGGAGAAGCAATGCTGCTGCTAG
- the LOC135231572 gene encoding small cysteine and glycine repeat-containing protein 9-like — protein sequence MGCCGCGSCGGRGGGCGGGCGGGCGGGCGSCTTCRCYRVGCCSGCCPCCCGCCGGCCSVPVVCCCRRPCSRGSCGCGCGKGCCQQKCCCQQKCGCEKQCCC from the coding sequence ATGGGTTGCTGTGGTTGTGGAAGTTGCGGTGGCcgtggtggtggctgtggtggtGGCTGCGGTGGCGGCTGTGGCGGGGGCTGTGGCAGCTGCACCACCTGCAGGTGCTACCGGGTGGGCTGCTGCTCCGGCTGCTGTCCCTGCTGCTGCGGCTGCTGTGGGGGCTGCTGCAGTGTCCCCGTGGTCTGCTGCTGCCGCCGCCCCTGTAGCCGTGGCTCGTGCGGCTGTGGCTGCGGGAAGGGCTGTTGCCAGCAGAAGTGCTGCTGCCAGCAGAAGTGTGGCTGCGAGAAGCAATGCTGCTGCTAG